The sequence GGAATATAAATATCATCCAATGTTCCGAGAATCGTAATTGATGAACGGGGAATCCCGATTTCTTCTTCAACTTCCCGAAGTGCGGTTGCCGTATCGGATTTATCTTCTTCGTCAACCATTCCGCCCGGAAAAGAAATCTGCCCTTTGTGATGCTCAACCGAATCAGTTCGTTTCGTCAAAAGAAGATGCAAATGATTTTCTTTATTGACAAGCGTTACCATCACACACGCTTTTCGACATCCGACGGGTGACAGTGGTATCCGTTTGTGCGCAGAAAGGATCTCTTTAATATAGTGATGGGTAAAATTGGTCATTAAAATCTGCTCGAATCTCTTCCAAAAACAAATGTCTTTATCCAATCAAATACGACAAGAATTTTATTTTTCCAGCTGACAAGTTTAGTCAAATATGCCGAACGCCAGAATATCCATGTTGAAAACCCTCGTCCTTTTACCTGAGGCAGATCAGCAAGTGCGCGGTTGCTTCCGATATATGCCAGCATTCCCCGATGATGATAGATGAACGGTGTTATTGGACGCTCCTTCGCTAATGCATTCAGACTCTTTGCAAGATAATATCCTTCCTGCTGTGCTACTTGCGATGTTGCCGGAAGAAGATTTCCCTCAATTGTTGCGCAGTCTCCAAGTGAATAAATGTGTTTAAATCCCTTTAGCTGAAAATATTCATTGGTGATCAAGCGTGATCCTCGATCTTTTTCGAACGGCAGCGATTTTACAAATGGTGTATGTGTATTTCCTGTCGACCATACCATCATTCCATACGGAATACGCGAGCTATCCTTCAAGAGGATTTCTTTTTTTTCCACTTTTGCTACTTGAGATTGAAGACGTACAGAAATTTTTTGTCGTTGAAAAATTTTGATTGTGTAATCACTCAGAGCGGCATCAAATGTACTTAATAAAGCATCGCCTGCTTCAAAGAGTGTGATAGTTACATCAGGCACGACGGTGGGATAAGAATCAACAAGATCTTCTGTAAGAAAATCATGAAGCTCTGCTGCGAATTCCACGCCAGTCGGTCCGCCGCCGACAACAACGAAATGTACCAACCGTTTTCTTTCTTCAAAGGGAAGATTGGGTGTGCTGGCTCGTTCAAAATTTTCTATTATCCGCTGACGAATGGCCCGGGCATCAGTCAACTCTTTTAAAAATAATCCGTATTGTTCCACTCCTTCTATACCAAACGTATTGCTGATAGCACCGACTCCGATCACAAGTTTGTCAAACGAAAGGGAAAACTCATTTCCATCCAGCGAATTTTTACATTGAAGAGTATTGTTGACAGTATCAATGCCGGTACAGTACGCATGATAAAAAGTGATATTTTCTTTTGCGCTGCGGATCGGTTCAATAATGGAACGGAACTCAATTGTTCCAACGGTTGTGCTTGGAAGCAGTGGTGTAAAAATAAAATGATTTCGCGGACTTACCACAATCACATCGTACGCCTGAGTATTGATACCCTTTAAAGTGCTAAAAGAGGCAAAGCCGCTTCCAAGAATAATAAGCTTTTGTTTCGCTGATTTCATAATTTGAGAAGTCAATTTCAGATAGAATCCTCTTAAAAATACGTATTTTTTCCTTTATTTTCAGTGAATATCGTGTTGTTACTCACATTGCATCTTAAACTAACCAGTATATTGCTTTGTCAAAGATGCTCAATTAACTATTACAGCTTTGTTACAATCTGTATGGAGATTACGATGAAATCCCGAAAACTATTTTTAATGGTAATTCTTGCTGCTGCTGTCCTAACCTGCGCTATTGCACAGCCGCGAATGGGGAGAGGAGACAGAACGGAAGCACAATTGAAACGGATCATCGAAAAAGTTGGTTTGAGCACGGAACAAAGTATTAAGGTAAAAGAAGTAATACTGAAAGCTCGCGAAGAAGCCCGGGCAGAATTTGACAAAAATGACGGAGATCGTGAATCGATGCGGGAGATCATGAAAAAACGGACCGAAAAAACAGATGCAGAGATTCTAAAGCTGTTAACAAAAGAACAAAAACCAAAATATGAAGAGTATAAAAAAGAACGTCAAAAAGAAATGGAAGAACGAATGAGAGAACGACAATAATCTCATTCAATCACAATTTTAAGGAGTTAGTATGAAAGCAACAAAACAATTTTTTTCTCTTCTGCTGATTACAGGATTGTTCATCTTCGGATGCGAGAAGAGCACAGATCCGCAGTCAGATTCCACTGTTCTCTATGAAGATGCAGCGGAATCTATTGCGGCAGCAATGGGAGATGAAAGCGGAGGTGCAACAGAAAACTTTGCCGATGTGATGATCGCGGGCGGTGGTGGATCTCTCGGTACAATGACACCGATAATGGATGGTGTTGATCTGGTGACAGCAGGAGTTCCAATTTATGATTCAGTATCAGGATGGTGGACTGTTTCCGTGAACCGTTCACAACAGAACAATCTTGTGAAGCGGTCCATTACCAGAGAATACCGTTATCGTTTCCTGAAAAATGGAATCGGTCAAAAAAATTATATTGCCGGAAATGATACGGCAACAACGTTACGCTTTTGGATTGTCAGCGGCACGGGATTTTTCCAAAACTCCAGAGTTTCGCATAGTCTTACACAATTAAAAGGTGCGTGGACTTCGAATAATATTAACAAAGATACCGTGACAATCACGTTAGATAGTAATTATGTCCGATCAGGAACTGATACTATCACAACACGAAATATGCAGCGGACACATAAGAGCACATTAACGCTCACAAGCGTTAATGTAAAAGCGCCAAGATATCGTCCATTATTGAGCACGACATGGAGAAGTAATTTCTATAATGCCATTAGTGGAACCATCAGCGGCAATTACACTGCTGAAATCACGTTCCAGCGGGGCGATCTCTATAAAGAACGTTCTATCAATCGTGATTTTACTGTGACGGTAGGAAGCGGGAATGGAACTCTCTTAATGAATGGGAATAATGGCAGTTTTAAGATTGATATGCAGTACGGATATCGAAAGTAAGAAGAGGTGAATTATTAAGGGCAAAGGGGAAGCATTTATGCTTCCCCTTTTTTATTTTAGACTATGAAATCAATTGTCTTTATCCTAATTGCATCGGCACTTCTCTCTGCCCAGGAATTAAATCTTCCTCAACGGAATGTCGATGCATCAGGCGGAAGTAATTTCAGTGTATCACTTATTCCCCTTACTCGTACTGATCGTGAAGAAGAGATATTTCAACAGGTATGTTCTGGGAATATTCCGAAATTTATTCGCACGTTTGTTCCCATAGAAATTGTGAAAGAGATCAACGGAAAGACGATGCAGTTGAAATATTTTGTCGCGCCGGAATATCTTGCCATTGGCCATGACAGCGATTATTTTCTTTGTCCAATGACACCTTTTCTTGCACAAAGGATTGCAGATTCACTGCATTGTACCTTGCCGACGAAAAATATGGTTGATCAAATCTACAAAGCAGCAACAGTAAAACTTCGTCCTCAGCCAATCCCCCCAGATACAGACATGATAAAAGTACCGCGATTCATTCAACATAATGATTCGGTGCAATCAATCAGAAATCCGCTTCTTGCAACATTTCCGCTCGGTTCACTTGTAGCGGGACATAAAAAAGATATTATTATCCATGAAAAGATCTATTCTCAATTGAGACCGAACAGACCGTCGCCAGTGGTTATTTATGGTTGGCATACAGCGGAAGGTGTTCCGATTCAACCACCAAACAACTGGCATCAAGATACGTATATGGATTACAGTCACGGTGTTCGACTGGTTTTAACGAAAGCATTGCTCGACGGTACGGAAGTATCACTGATTGATTTGATGCGAGATGAAATGTATCATGTATTCATCACCGATTCAGTATTAACCAAACCATATTACAGCATTCCAAAAAAAGTTGAGTAAATATATGAAACAGATCATCCCGATATTTCTCCTGTTCATTCTATTCTTTTCCAATTGTTCGTCACAGCCGCTTCCGTCATCGGTAAAGATGACACCGATTGTTGATCTTGCTCTTCAATCGAGCTTGGTGGTCGTGCCGCAAAAGTTCAAAGGAACAGTCTCTGAAAATCTTTCTCTTTCTTTGCCAACAGGATACACCGCAAAAATATTTCATGTCGGTGGACTTTCGAAACCGCGATTCTTTGCGTGGAGTCCCGACAGTGTGCTGCATGTTGCCGATAAAAATGGGGGTGCAATCGTTGCTCTTCCTGATAAAAATGTTGACGGTGTTGCTGACACGGCTATTATTGTTGCTTCGGGATTTTCAAAATCGCATGATCTTAAATTCTACAATGGTGCAATGTATGTTGCGGAAGAAACAAAAGTGACAAAATGTATTGATGCGAATGGCGACGGTATCTATGAAACAAAATCCACATTTGTTACGATGGTTACAGGAGGACAGCAAGGAGGGGGAGGACATGATACTCGAACGATTGTGTTCGATCCGATAAAGAAAAAAATGTATCTGTCAATTGGATCTCTCTGTAATACCTGCCGCGAAGAAAATCGAGCGATCATTGAAGAGTGGAATGACGACGGAACCGGACGGAGAGTCTTTGCAACAGGGTGCCGCAATGCTATTGGAATGACGTTGCGCAATGGACGATTGTGGGCGAACAATAATGGATTCGATTGGCAAGGAGATAATATCCCTCCTGAATGGATTGACATCGTCCGTGACGGAGGATTTTACGGGTACCCGTATGCGTTTGCTCACGGTGTGTGGGTCAACTTTAATGCCAACGCATCATATCAATCGCTTCTGCCGTTGAATGCTCAAGACAGCGCAAAAGTGAAATCAATGATCCAACCTGGCGCGCTTATTCAGGCTCACAGTGCACCGATGGCTATCGAATTTTCCAACGGATCTTTTCCGCAACAATTTCGCCATGGAGCTTTTTCTGCATTGCGTGGTTCATGGAATAGAACATATGCAACCGGTTTCAAAATAGTCTACTTGGGATTTGATAACGAAAGCGACACAACGGCAAATTATGTTGCAGATTTTGTGCAGGGCTTTTTGACAGATTCCGTTGGTAAATCTGCATGGGGAAGACCTGTTGGAGTGGAAACCGATATGCGTGGCAATCTTTACATCAGCTCGGATGAACTGACGAAATGCATCATCATTGTTTCGCCCTCAACAATTACGAAGGTGAAGAAGGCAGAGGCGGGAAGTCCGTTGCCGTTGGGATTACTGCAAAACTACCCGAATCCGTTTAATCCGAAAACGGAAATTCGATTTTCATTGGAAAGGGAAGAATTCGCGGTGTTGAACATTTATGATGCTGCCGGAAAGATTGTTGCAAATCTGCTCAACGAGAAAAAAAATGCAGGAACACATACAGTGCAATTTGATGGAACGATGTTACCCAGCGGAACATATTTTTGCACACTTCGCGCAGGCGAGTTTCTCGGTACAACACAAATGTCATTGATAAAATGATATCATAAAAGACGGTTTCTCTTTATATAATCATGGACTCCAGAGGTTTATTTTTTCAATTGTGGAAAAGAACAACTGCAATTAAACGAATTTTTAATTGATTCGGTATCTTGACGATTATCGCAATAATTTCCTATCATGTTCCCACTTCCCATTTTTCGTTGTATATTGTCCCACTAAAAATTGAGGAGAAATAATGAAATCTGCATGGTATATCATTCTTGGTTTGGTAACATTAGGAATTGCACAGGAAAATGACGGACTAAAATACATCCAGTATGATACGGACGTTATTACTCCTTCCGAATACAAAACGCGTCGGGATTCTGTGATGAAAATGATCGGTCAGGATGCGGCTGCTGTCTTTTATTCATCACCGGAACGGATGCGAAACGGTGATGTCGATTTTCTCTATCGACAGGCAGATAATTTTTATTATTTAACAGGCTTTACCGAAGCGAACGCATTGCTTATTCTTTCTCCAAAAGGAATTCGCGTAAAAGTGAATGATTCTACAACAATAACAACAAACGAAGTGTTATTTGTTCAGGCACGAAATCCGCAGGCTGAAGCGTGGACAGGGCGTCGCTATGGAACGGAAGGTGCAATGAAGATTATCGGCATTCAATCCTCGTTGCCGAATGATAAATTTAAATCAATTTTTCAG is a genomic window of Bacteroidota bacterium containing:
- a CDS encoding T9SS type A sorting domain-containing protein; translated protein: MKQIIPIFLLFILFFSNCSSQPLPSSVKMTPIVDLALQSSLVVVPQKFKGTVSENLSLSLPTGYTAKIFHVGGLSKPRFFAWSPDSVLHVADKNGGAIVALPDKNVDGVADTAIIVASGFSKSHDLKFYNGAMYVAEETKVTKCIDANGDGIYETKSTFVTMVTGGQQGGGGHDTRTIVFDPIKKKMYLSIGSLCNTCREENRAIIEEWNDDGTGRRVFATGCRNAIGMTLRNGRLWANNNGFDWQGDNIPPEWIDIVRDGGFYGYPYAFAHGVWVNFNANASYQSLLPLNAQDSAKVKSMIQPGALIQAHSAPMAIEFSNGSFPQQFRHGAFSALRGSWNRTYATGFKIVYLGFDNESDTTANYVADFVQGFLTDSVGKSAWGRPVGVETDMRGNLYISSDELTKCIIIVSPSTITKVKKAEAGSPLPLGLLQNYPNPFNPKTEIRFSLEREEFAVLNIYDAAGKIVANLLNEKKNAGTHTVQFDGTMLPSGTYFCTLRAGEFLGTTQMSLIK
- a CDS encoding CoA pyrophosphatase, with amino-acid sequence MTNFTHHYIKEILSAHKRIPLSPVGCRKACVMVTLVNKENHLHLLLTKRTDSVEHHKGQISFPGGMVDEEDKSDTATALREVEEEIGIPRSSITILGTLDDIYIPSGFVVTPIVGYIESFTDVKTNPDEVAEVLLIPLEKFFDLSLRHLETRELKGVQRQVYFYDVWKEPVWGATAHIIKQLTDLVSSH
- a CDS encoding FAD-dependent oxidoreductase → MKSAKQKLIILGSGFASFSTLKGINTQAYDVIVVSPRNHFIFTPLLPSTTVGTIEFRSIIEPIRSAKENITFYHAYCTGIDTVNNTLQCKNSLDGNEFSLSFDKLVIGVGAISNTFGIEGVEQYGLFLKELTDARAIRQRIIENFERASTPNLPFEERKRLVHFVVVGGGPTGVEFAAELHDFLTEDLVDSYPTVVPDVTITLFEAGDALLSTFDAALSDYTIKIFQRQKISVRLQSQVAKVEKKEILLKDSSRIPYGMMVWSTGNTHTPFVKSLPFEKDRGSRLITNEYFQLKGFKHIYSLGDCATIEGNLLPATSQVAQQEGYYLAKSLNALAKERPITPFIYHHRGMLAYIGSNRALADLPQVKGRGFSTWIFWRSAYLTKLVSWKNKILVVFDWIKTFVFGRDSSRF